A part of Dermacentor variabilis isolate Ectoservices chromosome 10, ASM5094787v1, whole genome shotgun sequence genomic DNA contains:
- the LOC142560339 gene encoding uncharacterized protein LOC142560339 gives MKRFPRRTFCADYSKRHKQRIEKGRNFRSVKTLNVAALKKVLLPEEALRVRESDFICQNCYRRFKEDIDNMQAESTETFEEFRPGEEIVENLNSSVSLTSEISPLKPPSALKKRLRLSCAKRKQEEVARAMVTKIRSGIQAAYNIPETSRASQEKCAQCSSWEDNLHSAYNRCTSFQERCQLLTLLPRNLTVKYVQEVIPEATRYVIQKSKKMVDEDGVWSTQERYTRCKLQHEDITTVLEYYTMDELDCSRQTPNKKDVVRIEKEGEKEWVPKRFMTRSLREAFRLYKQAHPASQVGLTKFISLRPKWVKCSPQWQVCVCVCCANFQLCLVGLQNASGRSLSPDDMQSLCVCQEPTASCFLRNCEHCPQDGIFTLENFDMSSEDEVLIASWEYGELVKKTLTASSFMREFLRMTMKWIPHNYIRSVQAKAIHEEKQSCERGAIVLHFDFAENWTVVLPDAVQAYHWQKKQVTVFTCVVTSRKSTQNYAVISDDMSHDSAHACLALSKIKAHLEDNAPIYTKITHVSDGAPAHFKNKYQFHELQRSECQEMKWMFSATGHGKNACDGVGGLVKHRASHHNLRKPASEAIQTASGFVDAIQGTLKNITILELPQRELADFREMKKEEWKTAKKVPGVQTLHMWKYVQSNGGSASYVASTAASEWKRL, from the coding sequence ATGAAGAGATTTCCGCGGCGAACGTTTTGTGCCGACTACTCAAAAAGGCACAAACAGAGAATTGAAAAAGGACGTAATTTTCGCAGTGTAAAGACACTCAATGTCGCTGCTCTCAAAAAAGTCCTACTTCCCGAAGAAGCTCTCCGAGTACGAGAAAGTGACTTCATCTGTCAGAATTGTTACCGTCGGTTCAAAGAAGACATAGATAATATGCAGGCAGAGTCGACCGAAACATTCGAAGAATTCCGCCCTGGAGAAGAAATCGTAGAAAATTTAAACTCCAGTGTCAGCCTTACCTCCGAAATCTCGCCCCTAAAGCCACCGAGCGCTCTAAAAAAACGCCTCAGACTTTCCTGTGCAAAGCGAAAGCAGGAAGAGGTGGCCAGAGCTATGGTGACGAAAATACGATCAGGGATACAGGCAGCATATAATATCCCAGAGACTTCGCGTGCGTCGCAAGAAAAGTGTGCGCAATGCAGCAGCTGGGAAGACAACCTACATTCTGCCTACAATAGGTGTACGTCCTTTCAAGAGCGTTGCCAGCTGCTGACACTGCTACCACGCAACCTAACTgtgaaatatgtgcaggaagTTATTCCAGAGGCAACGAGGTACGTTATTCAAAAATCGAAGAAGATGGTGGATGAAGACGGCGTATGGTCAACACAGGAGCGATATACAAGATGTAAGCTACAACACGAAGACATTACCACCGTTTTAGAATATTACACCATGGATGAACTCGATTGCTCTAGACAGACACCGAACAAAAAGGATGTTGTGAGAATCGAAAAGGAGGGAGAGAAGGAATGGGTACCTAAACGGTTCATGACACGGTCCTTGCGAGAAGCATTCCGCCTCTACAAGCAAGCTCACCCTGCCTCCCAGGTTGGCCTCACAAAATTCATATCCTTGCGTCCTAAGTGGGTGAAATGCTCGCCACAGTGGcaagtgtgtgtctgcgtgtgctgTGCAAACTTTCAGTTGTGCCTCGTGGGACTGCAGAACGCCTCTGGAAGGTCGCTTTCTCCCGACGATATGCAGAGTCTCTGCGTATGCCAGGAACCTACTGCGTCATGTTTCCTCAGGAATTGTGAGCACTGTCCACAAGATGGCATTTTCACTTTGGAAAATTTTGACATGAGCAGCGAGGACGAGGTGTTGATTGCTTCATGGGAATACGGTGAGCTAGTTAAAAAAACTCTGACCGCTTCATCATTTATGAGAGAATTTCTAAGAATGACCATGAAATGGATTCCCCACAACTATATCAGATCTGTGCAAGCAAAAGCAATACATGAAGAAAAACAGAGCTGCGAGAGAGGTGCAATTGTTTTGCATTTTGATTTCGCCGAAAACTGGACAGTTGTGCTTCCAGACGCAGTACAAGCGTACCATTGGCAGAAAAAGCAGGTCACCGTGTTTACCTGCGTTGTCACGTCAAGAAAATCGACTCAGAACTACGCCGTTATTTCCGACGATATGTCTCATGATTCAGCTCATGCATGTTTGGCTCTgtcaaaaatcaaagcacacctcGAAGACAACGCGCCAATCTACACCAAGATAACACATGTGAGCGACGGGGCTCCCGCTCACTTCAAGAATAAATATCAGTTTCATGAGCTACAACGCAGTGAATGTCAAGAGATGAAATGGATGTTTTCGGCCACTGGACATGGCAAAAATGCTTGCGACGGCGTTGGTGGCCTTGTGAAACATCGAGCATCACACCACAACTTGCGGAAGCCTGCAAGTGAGGCCATACAAACAGCCAGCGGCTTCGTGGACGCAATTCAAGGAACGCTAAAGAATATCACCATTCTGGAGCTCCCACAGAGGGAGCTTGCAGACTTTCGCGAAATGAAGAAGGAAGAATGGAAAACGGCAAAGAAAGTGCCTGGAGTTCAGACACTCCACATGTGGAAGTACGTTCAATCAAATGGAGGCAGTGCATCCTACGTGGCATCCACCGCTGCTTCGGAATGGAAGAGACTGTGA